CTGAGCCCGTTCTGTCTGTGAAAGGCGCAAGAGACAGGCTGGATGGAGGTGGGCTCATGTGGGTGAGGTGTAAGTCTGACTTCAACCTCAGAAGGCTAGGATATCCCCCAGGAACCTGTTCTTCCATAATCTGGTAGAGACCTATCAGCCATTTATTAATTAAGGTATCTTTTCTGTCTACATCTTGGCCTTATAGCTTCCTGGAggtaatgtgttttattttcatgtgctGTCTCCAGAGTAAAATCAAACCATCTTCTCCCTTTCCCAAACTTTTTTTCTAAGATTCAAAAAAAATTCTCCCCTACTTCTTGAAATTATCCCAGATGAGTGTCTGGATCTATTTCCCATCCATTTGTTTCAAGACTGTAGAAACCAACAATCTCTCTCTCGTTATTTGGCTTGGAAACGGAAGGATCCCCAAATATCATTCTAAGGGCCTGCTCTTTTCCCTCaatccctttcttcccttctgctGCTGCATCCCTTGTGGGAATGTAGGCTGATTTTGTTCAAGAACCAGAAAATGTTATTTCACTTCTACATCTTCCTGCTGACGCTCTGCTCAGAGCTGAAATTTTTTGATTGAAGCAAAACTGCAACTTCCAATCTCCTCTCCTGGGCTGTAGCTGACACTACAAGTCCAGAACCCTGTAAATGTCACTTAGGCAAACTCTCCCTTAAATGTAGCTCAACATTGCAACCTTCCAGATAGATTGAGACTGGCATACAGACCTTTTCTTCCTGGCTGCCACATTTTTACCAGTTGCATACCCTGAATTGAAACCGAGGCTCAGGCTTGGGAAGAAGTGGCCTCCCACAGGGACAGGGTTTCTGCAGAGGGCGGGCCCAGGACATGTCAAGATACGTATTTAAATGTCTCTGTTCTGTTTTTAGCAGAAAGTCTAGGAGTATATTCCATGACGACCCTACCTATAGATCCAGTTGCCAAGGAACTGAGGCTGAGGAAGAACGAAGGAAGAAAAGCTATGACCCCCCAAGTATGATATTCTGGGTACTTTCTCCATATTACGTCTCTATTACATCTTTGTATCACCTTTGTGATAGAAGATTATTATtaccattctcattttacagatgaggaaacttccCAGAGAGGTCAAATATCTTTTCAAGGTCACCTAGATAGCCAGTGGCAAGGCCATAAATTGAAATCCAGTGCCAAAGTGGATGCTTTTGATACCACCCCACCCTAAGGCTTCCTAGAGAGGGCGGAGGCGCTACACGAGCCAACCTCCTTGCCtgcggccccgccccggcccagCCCACTCACTCTCGATACTGTTGTTGTTGAGGTACAGGTGTTCCAGCCTGTTGTTGATGGCGGGCATACTGCTGATCCTGTTGTGTGACAGGTGGAGCACGAGCAGGTTGGAGATGTTGAAGGAGTTCTTGGGGAGCCCCCTGTCCGTCAGCTTATTGTAGTTGAGTCGAATGAAGGCAAGATTGGGAAAGCTCTTGAAGTAACCGTTAGGGATAGTCTCAATCTTGTTGCTGTCCAGGTAGAGCTGGTGAATGGCGGTGGGGACCCTGGGCGGCATCTTTCTCAGGATGTTGTGGGCCAGGTTGAGCTGCATGAGGTTCTTGAGGCCCTGGAAGGTGTCGGGCTTGAAGACGCCGTCGCTCAGCCTGTTGTGCTGGAGATCCAGGAGTAGCAGGTTCTCCAGCTTGCTGAAGACGCCAGGTGGGATTCTGGAGATGTGGTTCTGGCTCAGCCGCAGCTGCTCCAGGTTCCGGGGCAGGGCCGAGGGGACCTCTTCCAGCTGGTTCTTCTCCATGTAGAGGAACACTAGGCCAGGCAGTTTCTCCAGCACCCTCTGGTCTATCTTGCGGATTCGGTTGTTGTCCAGGTTAATCCATCGCAGGCCTGTGGCATTCTGGAAGGACTCCACCGGGAGCTCAGTGATGAAGTTGTTCTGGAGATAGAGGTAATGGATGCGGGGCGGGATGATGGGGACCTTGCGCAGGTTGCGGCTATCACAGTAGAGGGCAGATGGGAAATCAGGGGGGCAGTAGCATTCGCGGGGACAGTCAGGGAAGATGGATGGagggcctggagggaggggaggaggcaggtcTGTTGGCTCTGCTGGTTCATAAGGCTGAGGAAAGCTGGGTGTGGGCCGGGGCCTGGGTCTGGGTCTGCGCCCCGGCCCAGTCCCGGGTCTTGGTCGTCTTGTTGGCTGGCCTTGGGCCACCGAGGCCAAGATGAGAAGTGGGAGGAGCCAGCAGAGgggtgacctcatgatccaggtGATGCACCTGCAGGGAAGAGACACAGGAGGTCATTAGCCTTGGGCCCTCAGTCACTAGATGTCATATTTTCGAAGCCACAGTTGGGCAGAGCTAGAGCTCCAGGGAAGATGGGCAGAGCTCAGGGAGCTGTAGAAGCATCTCCTTGTTTGCCTGTCCCCGGCAGGTGTGGGAATAACAAGGGCTTGGGGCAACGGATTCCCTGCCCATTGGCTTAGCCGCTTGCTATGTTGAACCGACTCTAAACAGGGGGCGCCATGCTAATAGAAAGCATatggtgccaggcacagtggtgcacacctgtaatcccagcactctgggaggccggagtgggtggattacctggggtcagtagttcgagaccagcctgaccaacatggtgaaaccctgtctgtactaaatacaaaaaaattagctgggtgtggtgctgggcgcctgtaattccagctacttggaaggctgaggcaggaaaattgaaccagggaggtggaggttgcagtgagccgagattacactccagcttgggcaacaagagtgaaactctgtcttaaaaaaaagaaagcacactgGACTCTGAGTCAGGAGTCCTGGGGCTTGTCAGAGAAGATCCTTAACTACTCTGGCCCTCAGTCCTCCCATTCATAGCATGAGCAAATCATCAGTGTCTTCAAGAGAGAGATGTTAGgatatataaagcatatatagAGTCCTGGGTGCTAAATCCAGAAAGGTCCTTAAAGATCCCATAacgcagtggttttcaaactctgCCTTTATTTCTGTGGAGCTCCCCTGTAAGGAGGAGACTGAGGAGGTGGCCCTGGGGTGCCCTCAACCCATCCCCATGCCAACCTGAGCAGCTCTCTTTAAAAaaacctattatcccagctactcaggaggctgaagcaggagaattgcctgaaaccaggaggtggaggttgcggtgagctgagatcgcgccattgcactccagcctgggtaacaaatgaaactccacctcacacaaaaaaaaaaaaaaaaaaaaaaaccctattataTATATTGAGTTTTAGCCAA
This genomic interval from Saimiri boliviensis isolate mSaiBol1 chromosome 14, mSaiBol1.pri, whole genome shotgun sequence contains the following:
- the PRELP gene encoding prolargin, which gives rise to MRSPLCWLLPLLILASVAQGQPTRRPRPGTGPGRRPRPRPRPTPSFPQPYEPAEPTDLPPPLPPGPPSIFPDCPRECYCPPDFPSALYCDSRNLRKVPIIPPRIHYLYLQNNFITELPVESFQNATGLRWINLDNNRIRKIDQRVLEKLPGLVFLYMEKNQLEEVPSALPRNLEQLRLSQNHISRIPPGVFSKLENLLLLDLQHNRLSDGVFKPDTFQGLKNLMQLNLAHNILRKMPPRVPTAIHQLYLDSNKIETIPNGYFKSFPNLAFIRLNYNKLTDRGLPKNSFNISNLLVLHLSHNRISSMPAINNRLEHLYLNNNSIEKINGTQICPNDLVAFHDFSSDLENVPHLRYLRLDGNYLKPPIPLDLMMCFRLLQSVVI